One genomic window of Coffea eugenioides isolate CCC68of chromosome 1, Ceug_1.0, whole genome shotgun sequence includes the following:
- the LOC113778763 gene encoding endoglucanase 17 isoform X1, which yields MTNYVSSASLVVTTALVLLSFFSTSLLLCNAAAYPPHHRHPSFASHNYRDALSKSILFFEGQRSGKLPPNQRITWRKDSGLSDGSAMHVDLVGGYYDAGDNVKFGLPMAFTTTMLSWSVIEFGGLMKGELQNAKEAIRWATDYLLKATAHPDTIYVQVGDANRDHACWERPEDMDTPRSVFKVDKNTPGTEVAAETAAALAAASLVFRRSDPTYSKTLVKRAISVFAFADKYRGSYSNGLRPFVCPFYCSFSGYQDELLWGSAWLHKATKNPTYLHYIQVNGQTLGADEADNTFGWDNKHVGARILLSKAFLVQKVQPLHDYKGHADNYICSLIPGTPFSQTQYTPGGLLFKMSDSNMQYVTSTSFLLLAYAKYLTQAHAAVNCAGTIVTPRRLRTIAKKQVDYLLGDNPLKISYMVGYGPRYPTRIHHRGSSLPCLAAHPAKIQCSSGFNFMNSQSPNPNILVGAIVGGPDQHDRFPDQRSDYEQSEPATYINAPLVGALAYLAHSFPQQL from the exons ATGACTAACTACGTTTCCTCTGCTTCTCTGGTGGTGACCACCGCCCTCGTTTTGCTTTCCTTCTTCTCCACCTCTCTGCTTCTCTGCAATGCTGCTGCTTACCCACCACACCACCGCCACCCTAGCTTCGCCTCTCACAACTACAGAGATGCTCTCTCCAAATCTATTCTCTTCTTTGAGGGGCAGAGGTCAGGAAAGCTCCCTCCTAACCAGAGAATCACTTGGAGGAAGGATTCTGGTTTATCAGATGGCTCTGCAATGCAC GTTGATTTGGTGGGAGGCTATTATGATGCAGGGGACAATGTTAAGTTTGGGCTTCCAATGGCGTTCACCACTACCATGCTCTCCTGGAGTGTCATTGAGTTTGGCGGCCTCATGAAAGGCGAGCTTCAGAATGCTAAAGAAGCCATTCGCTGGGCTACTGATTACCTTCTCAAAGCCACTGCCCACCCAGACACAATCTATGTTCAG GTAGGAGATGCAAACAGGGACCATGCTTGTTGGGAGAGGCCTGAGGATATGGACACCCCCAGAAGTGTGTTCAAGGTAGACAAAAATACTCCAGGAACTGAGGTGGCAGCAGAAACAGCTGCAGCTCTTGCAGCAGCTTCTTTGGTCTTCAGAAGGAGTGACCCCACTTACTCCAAGACCCTAGTCAAGAGAGCTATTAGC GTCTTCGCATTTGCTGACAAGTACCGAGGCTCTTATAGCAACGGACTGAGGCCATTCGTCTGCCCCTTTTATTGTTCATTTTCTGGGTATCAG GATGAACTGTTGTGGGGTTCTGCTTGGTTGCACAAAGCCACCAAGAACCCAACCTACCTTCACTACATTCAAGTGAATGGACAAACTCTAGGAGCAGACGAGGCTGATAACACCTTTGGATGGGATAACAAGCATGTAGGAGCTAGAATTCTTCTTTCCAAG GCATTTCTGGTCCAGAAGGTTCAACCCCTCCACGATTACAAAGGCCATGCGGATAACTACATTTGCTCTCTAATTCCAGGAACCCCCTTCTCTCAAACTCAGTACACCCCAG GTGGTCTTCTGTTTAAGATGAGTGACAGCAACATGCAGTACGTGACATCAACGTCTTTCCTGCTGCTCGCTTACGCCAAGTACTTAACCCAAGCTCACGCGGCCGTTAATTGCGCCGGAACCATTGTCACCCCGAGACGGCTTCGTACCATTGCCAAAAAACAG GTGGACTATTTATTGGGAGATAATCCGCTGAAAATATCGTACATGGTGGGATACGGCCCAAGATATCCTACGAGGATCCACCATAGGGGATCCTCCCTGCCTTGTCTAGCTGCCCACCCGGCAAAGATCCAGTGCTCCTCCGGCTTCAACTTCATGAATTCCCAGTCTCCGAATCCTAACATTCTCGTGGGGGCGATCGTTGGTGGCCCCGATCAGCACGACCGCTTCCCAGATCAACGGTCAGATTACGAGCAGTCAGAGCCGGCCACTTACATTAATGCCCCCCTTGTTGGAGCTCTTGCGTATCTGGCCCACTCATTTCCCCAACAACTCTGA
- the LOC113778763 gene encoding endoglucanase 17 isoform X2, whose translation MTNYVSSASLVVTTALVLLSFFSTSLLLCNAAAYPPHHRHPSFASHNYRDALSKSILFFEGQRSGKLPPNQRITWRKDSGLSDGSAMHVDLVGGYYDAGDNVKFGLPMAFTTTMLSWSVIEFGGLMKGELQNAKEAIRWATDYLLKATAHPDTIYVQVGDANRDHACWERPEDMDTPRSVFKVFAFADKYRGSYSNGLRPFVCPFYCSFSGYQDELLWGSAWLHKATKNPTYLHYIQVNGQTLGADEADNTFGWDNKHVGARILLSKAFLVQKVQPLHDYKGHADNYICSLIPGTPFSQTQYTPGGLLFKMSDSNMQYVTSTSFLLLAYAKYLTQAHAAVNCAGTIVTPRRLRTIAKKQVDYLLGDNPLKISYMVGYGPRYPTRIHHRGSSLPCLAAHPAKIQCSSGFNFMNSQSPNPNILVGAIVGGPDQHDRFPDQRSDYEQSEPATYINAPLVGALAYLAHSFPQQL comes from the exons ATGACTAACTACGTTTCCTCTGCTTCTCTGGTGGTGACCACCGCCCTCGTTTTGCTTTCCTTCTTCTCCACCTCTCTGCTTCTCTGCAATGCTGCTGCTTACCCACCACACCACCGCCACCCTAGCTTCGCCTCTCACAACTACAGAGATGCTCTCTCCAAATCTATTCTCTTCTTTGAGGGGCAGAGGTCAGGAAAGCTCCCTCCTAACCAGAGAATCACTTGGAGGAAGGATTCTGGTTTATCAGATGGCTCTGCAATGCAC GTTGATTTGGTGGGAGGCTATTATGATGCAGGGGACAATGTTAAGTTTGGGCTTCCAATGGCGTTCACCACTACCATGCTCTCCTGGAGTGTCATTGAGTTTGGCGGCCTCATGAAAGGCGAGCTTCAGAATGCTAAAGAAGCCATTCGCTGGGCTACTGATTACCTTCTCAAAGCCACTGCCCACCCAGACACAATCTATGTTCAG GTAGGAGATGCAAACAGGGACCATGCTTGTTGGGAGAGGCCTGAGGATATGGACACCCCCAGAAGTGTGTTCAAG GTCTTCGCATTTGCTGACAAGTACCGAGGCTCTTATAGCAACGGACTGAGGCCATTCGTCTGCCCCTTTTATTGTTCATTTTCTGGGTATCAG GATGAACTGTTGTGGGGTTCTGCTTGGTTGCACAAAGCCACCAAGAACCCAACCTACCTTCACTACATTCAAGTGAATGGACAAACTCTAGGAGCAGACGAGGCTGATAACACCTTTGGATGGGATAACAAGCATGTAGGAGCTAGAATTCTTCTTTCCAAG GCATTTCTGGTCCAGAAGGTTCAACCCCTCCACGATTACAAAGGCCATGCGGATAACTACATTTGCTCTCTAATTCCAGGAACCCCCTTCTCTCAAACTCAGTACACCCCAG GTGGTCTTCTGTTTAAGATGAGTGACAGCAACATGCAGTACGTGACATCAACGTCTTTCCTGCTGCTCGCTTACGCCAAGTACTTAACCCAAGCTCACGCGGCCGTTAATTGCGCCGGAACCATTGTCACCCCGAGACGGCTTCGTACCATTGCCAAAAAACAG GTGGACTATTTATTGGGAGATAATCCGCTGAAAATATCGTACATGGTGGGATACGGCCCAAGATATCCTACGAGGATCCACCATAGGGGATCCTCCCTGCCTTGTCTAGCTGCCCACCCGGCAAAGATCCAGTGCTCCTCCGGCTTCAACTTCATGAATTCCCAGTCTCCGAATCCTAACATTCTCGTGGGGGCGATCGTTGGTGGCCCCGATCAGCACGACCGCTTCCCAGATCAACGGTCAGATTACGAGCAGTCAGAGCCGGCCACTTACATTAATGCCCCCCTTGTTGGAGCTCTTGCGTATCTGGCCCACTCATTTCCCCAACAACTCTGA